A window from Caulobacter sp. X encodes these proteins:
- a CDS encoding LacI family DNA-binding transcriptional regulator — translation MATIQDVARAAGVSTATVSRVFSAPELVIEPTRQKVMAAVAQLGYEPNFAAKSLRTLRTEKILVTVPDISNPFFSQVIRGVEEAALAAGYSVLLGDTRHEEAREEQYAAMFRRKEADGLIFLGHRLPDVLADMVAAKGVKTPIVNGCEFRPGLAVSSAHIDNEGAAAEVMEHLYGLGHTRIGVVTGPLASPISSDRLSGVLAAAQRHGRASALRISIGDFSIESGVRQAGELLDEPGRPTAIFCFSDEMAMGALEAIRRRGLVCPRDVSLVGFDDIRFSRHLDPQLTTVSQPMEEIGHEVVRLLLDILAGRATTLQNVTLPHELVVRASTAPPAT, via the coding sequence ATGGCGACCATTCAAGATGTTGCGCGGGCCGCGGGCGTGTCGACGGCGACGGTTTCGCGGGTGTTCAGCGCCCCCGAGTTGGTGATCGAACCGACGCGCCAGAAGGTCATGGCGGCGGTGGCCCAGCTTGGTTACGAGCCCAACTTCGCCGCCAAGAGCCTGCGCACTCTGCGGACCGAGAAAATCCTGGTCACGGTGCCCGACATCTCCAACCCGTTCTTCTCGCAGGTCATCCGGGGCGTCGAGGAAGCCGCCCTCGCCGCCGGCTATTCGGTGCTGCTGGGCGACACGCGTCACGAAGAGGCGCGCGAGGAGCAGTACGCGGCCATGTTCCGGCGCAAGGAGGCTGACGGCCTGATTTTCCTTGGCCACCGGCTGCCCGACGTGTTGGCCGATATGGTCGCCGCCAAGGGCGTGAAAACCCCGATCGTCAACGGCTGCGAGTTCCGGCCAGGCCTGGCCGTCTCCAGCGCTCACATCGACAACGAAGGCGCCGCCGCCGAGGTCATGGAGCATCTCTACGGCTTGGGACACACCCGGATCGGCGTGGTGACCGGACCGCTAGCCAGCCCGATCAGCAGTGACCGCCTCTCCGGCGTTCTGGCTGCCGCCCAGCGGCACGGTCGCGCCAGCGCCCTGCGCATCTCGATCGGCGACTTCTCGATCGAGTCGGGCGTTCGCCAGGCGGGGGAGTTGCTGGACGAGCCGGGCCGTCCAACGGCGATCTTCTGTTTCAGCGACGAGATGGCGATGGGCGCGCTGGAGGCGATCCGGCGGCGCGGCCTTGTCTGCCCCCGCGACGTGTCGCTGGTCGGCTTCGACGACATCCGCTTTTCCCGTCACCTCGATCCGCAGCTGACCACGGTCAGCCAGCCGATGGAGGAGATCGGCCACGAGGTCGTGCGCCTGTTGCTCGACATCCTGGCGGGCCGAGCGACGACGCTTCAGAACGTGACCCTGCCGCACGAACTGGTCGTCCGGGCGAGCACCGCGCCGCCGGCGACCTAA
- a CDS encoding DUF1080 domain-containing protein yields MTRILLSAACLASFAALSAQAQSRPEDTEVWSPKPAIVTPAAAVGAPPSDAIVLFDGKNLDQWVSSEDRSPAAWTVADGVITVDKAKGNIETRRAFQDYQLHLEWRIPADIDGSGQGRGNSGVFLASTGPRDAGYEVQILDSFENQTYVNGQAGGVYKQHPPLVNASRKPGEWQTYDIVWRAPRFTAAGALASPATVTVLHNGVLVQDNAVLAGETVYIGKPSYKAHGPAPIKLQAHGDPSKPISFRNIWVRELPPRL; encoded by the coding sequence ATGACCCGAATTCTCCTGAGCGCAGCCTGTCTGGCGAGCTTCGCCGCACTCTCCGCGCAGGCTCAGTCGCGTCCCGAGGACACCGAAGTCTGGAGCCCAAAGCCGGCGATCGTCACGCCCGCAGCCGCTGTGGGCGCTCCGCCGTCCGATGCGATCGTTCTGTTTGACGGCAAGAACCTTGACCAGTGGGTGTCGAGTGAGGACAGGTCGCCAGCCGCCTGGACGGTGGCCGACGGCGTGATCACGGTCGACAAGGCCAAGGGCAATATCGAGACCAGGCGCGCCTTCCAGGACTACCAGCTGCACCTGGAATGGCGGATCCCGGCCGATATCGACGGAAGCGGGCAGGGGCGCGGCAACAGCGGCGTCTTCCTGGCCTCCACGGGGCCGCGCGACGCGGGTTACGAGGTGCAGATCCTCGACTCCTTCGAGAACCAGACCTACGTCAACGGCCAAGCCGGCGGCGTCTACAAACAGCATCCGCCCCTGGTGAACGCCAGCCGCAAACCCGGCGAATGGCAGACCTACGACATCGTCTGGCGGGCGCCGCGTTTCACCGCGGCCGGGGCGTTGGCTTCGCCCGCGACCGTCACGGTGCTGCACAACGGCGTGCTGGTACAGGACAACGCCGTCCTGGCCGGCGAGACGGTCTATATCGGCAAGCCGTCCTACAAGGCGCACGGCCCCGCGCCGATCAAGCTGCAGGCCCATGGCGATCCCAGCAAGCCGATCAGCTTCCGCAACATCTGGGTGCGGGAGTTGCCGCCCCGGCTTTAG
- a CDS encoding efflux RND transporter periplasmic adaptor subunit: MTAAAFLLRPPAVQVAKTRTGEAVDVIYASGVVDYVRQAHVAPIVTAPIRHVDVAEGDWVKPGQSLAQLEDGPAQGTALQLAAQASQARIAAGRVRRLYTAGFAAKAADDDAQAQARAATAAADSAAARLRDYRLSAPFAGQVLRREAEPGDLGAVGTALFVIADPRTLRITADVDERDIARLQPGVQALIRSDAFPGRTFEGRVSQITPAGDAKGRVFRVRIALPADSGLPPGMTVETNLVTDRRSNAVLAPSSAVRDGALWAVRDGRAHRVPVRIGAVGGDLTEIRSGLSAGESVIAKPPEALRDGQRVRVAKGP; the protein is encoded by the coding sequence GTGACGGCGGCGGCCTTTCTGCTGCGGCCTCCCGCCGTGCAGGTCGCCAAGACGAGGACAGGCGAAGCCGTGGACGTGATCTACGCTTCGGGCGTGGTTGATTATGTCCGCCAGGCGCACGTCGCGCCGATCGTCACCGCGCCCATTCGCCACGTCGATGTCGCCGAAGGCGACTGGGTCAAGCCCGGCCAGTCCCTGGCGCAACTAGAGGACGGCCCGGCCCAGGGCACGGCGCTGCAGTTGGCGGCGCAGGCTTCGCAGGCGCGGATCGCGGCGGGCCGCGTCCGACGCCTCTACACGGCCGGCTTCGCGGCGAAGGCGGCCGACGACGACGCCCAGGCCCAGGCCCGCGCCGCGACGGCCGCCGCCGACAGCGCCGCGGCTCGCCTCAGGGACTATCGGCTGTCGGCGCCGTTCGCCGGCCAGGTGTTGCGGCGCGAGGCCGAGCCCGGCGATCTGGGCGCGGTCGGAACGGCGCTGTTCGTGATCGCCGACCCGCGCACGCTACGCATCACCGCCGACGTCGACGAGCGCGACATCGCCCGGCTGCAGCCTGGCGTCCAGGCGCTGATCCGCTCGGACGCCTTCCCTGGCCGCACCTTCGAAGGCCGCGTCTCGCAGATCACGCCGGCCGGCGACGCCAAGGGCCGGGTGTTCCGCGTCCGCATCGCGCTTCCGGCCGACAGCGGGCTTCCGCCCGGCATGACCGTGGAGACGAACCTGGTGACCGATCGCCGCTCGAATGCGGTGCTGGCGCCGTCCAGCGCGGTGCGCGACGGCGCGCTCTGGGCGGTGCGGGATGGGCGCGCTCACCGCGTTCCGGTTCGCATCGGCGCGGTGGGTGGCGACCTCACGGAAATCCGATCCGGCCTCTCGGCGGGTGAAAGCGTGATCGCAAAGCCGCCCGAGGCCCTCAGGGACGGCCAGCGCGTGCGGGTCGCGAAGGGCCCATGA
- a CDS encoding FtsX-like permease family protein, whose amino-acid sequence MSLPSVLANIALAHLRVRARQTLVATLGVAIGVGFFLAVSGMMVGSQKDFIRTLVDSAPHIIVRDEQRRPVRQPALDAFPAAAVAIRGLRPQEEVRGLKDWPAMLADARAIPGSLAAPSLTGAVTIAYAGRNAAVALNGVDPRLEGRLAKINESLTGGALTDLEARPDGIIISRPLADRLGAKLGDTLVVTAPTGTLQRMRILALIEPDARAGFYAGDTVAYGLLRTAQVVFARPSIVNQIHIRLADSADADAQAKRLEARWGYKWESWQERSVDILNLLVVRNIIMYAVILAILIVASFGIYTAVSNSVADKRRDIAILRAMGFTTGDVQAIFLLEGLLVGVMGAVVGFAIGTGLLQVLASLPLSMGGKPLVLPLDRSLPQYLLAGGASLGAAIVAAWLPARKAASVDPVAILRGAA is encoded by the coding sequence ATGAGCCTGCCGTCGGTCCTGGCCAACATCGCCCTGGCGCATCTGAGGGTCCGCGCCCGGCAAACCTTGGTCGCGACCTTGGGCGTCGCGATCGGCGTCGGCTTCTTCCTCGCCGTGTCCGGTATGATGGTCGGATCCCAAAAGGACTTCATCCGGACGCTCGTCGACTCCGCGCCGCACATCATCGTCCGCGACGAGCAGCGCCGCCCGGTCCGCCAGCCCGCTCTGGACGCATTTCCCGCCGCGGCGGTCGCCATTCGAGGATTGCGGCCCCAGGAAGAAGTGCGTGGCCTCAAGGACTGGCCAGCCATGCTCGCCGACGCCCGCGCCATCCCCGGCAGCCTCGCGGCCCCCTCCCTGACCGGCGCGGTGACCATCGCCTATGCCGGCCGCAACGCGGCGGTCGCCTTGAACGGCGTCGACCCGCGCCTCGAAGGGCGGCTGGCGAAGATCAACGAGAGCCTGACCGGCGGCGCCTTGACCGATCTGGAGGCGCGCCCCGACGGCATCATCATCAGCCGCCCCCTCGCGGACCGTTTAGGGGCCAAGCTGGGCGACACCCTGGTGGTCACCGCGCCGACCGGAACGCTGCAGCGCATGCGCATCCTGGCCCTGATCGAGCCCGACGCCCGCGCGGGCTTCTATGCCGGCGACACGGTAGCCTATGGGCTTCTGCGGACGGCGCAGGTCGTCTTCGCGCGGCCCAGCATCGTCAATCAGATCCACATCCGGCTGGCGGACTCGGCCGACGCCGACGCCCAAGCCAAACGGCTGGAAGCGCGCTGGGGCTACAAGTGGGAGTCCTGGCAGGAGCGCTCGGTCGACATCCTGAACCTGCTCGTGGTGCGCAACATCATCATGTACGCGGTGATCCTGGCCATCCTGATCGTGGCCAGCTTTGGCATCTATACGGCGGTGTCCAATAGCGTCGCCGACAAGCGGCGCGACATCGCCATCCTGCGCGCCATGGGCTTCACCACGGGCGATGTGCAGGCGATCTTCCTTCTCGAGGGGCTACTGGTCGGCGTGATGGGCGCGGTGGTCGGTTTCGCGATCGGCACAGGCCTGCTGCAGGTGCTGGCCAGCCTGCCGTTGTCGATGGGCGGAAAGCCGCTGGTGCTGCCCTTGGACCGCAGCTTGCCGCAGTACCTGCTCGCCGGCGGCGCCTCGCTGGGCGCGGCGATCGTCGCGGCTTGGTTGCCCGCCCGCAAGGCCGCGAGCGTCGATCCCGTCGCCATCCTGCGAGGCGCGGCATGA
- a CDS encoding ABC transporter ATP-binding protein, with translation MSALIESRAATKMLSDPEPFTLVEGVNLAVEAGQMVAIVGPSGCGKSSLLYLLGLLDRPSSGEVLIDGRPTGGLSDAARTRLRLERIGYVFQFHFLLPELTARANVALPMRRLGHKSAAEIDGTVQTLLEKLGVAAQGDRRPDRLSGGQRQRVAIARALANDPAILLGDEPTGNLDSVNTRLVIEEFQRLAHVEGRAVICVTHDEGFAEAADRRIRMLDGRVVDEN, from the coding sequence ATGAGCGCCCTGATCGAGTCCCGCGCGGCGACCAAGATGTTGTCGGACCCCGAACCCTTCACGCTGGTTGAGGGCGTAAACCTCGCGGTGGAAGCCGGCCAGATGGTCGCGATCGTCGGTCCGTCTGGCTGTGGGAAGTCGTCGCTGCTGTATCTGCTGGGCTTGCTCGATCGGCCAAGCAGCGGAGAGGTGCTGATCGATGGGCGCCCAACCGGAGGCCTAAGCGACGCGGCGCGCACGCGCCTGCGCCTGGAGCGGATCGGATACGTCTTCCAGTTCCACTTCCTGCTGCCGGAACTGACCGCCCGCGCCAATGTGGCGCTGCCGATGCGACGGCTTGGTCATAAGTCCGCCGCCGAAATAGACGGAACAGTGCAGACTTTGCTTGAGAAACTCGGTGTCGCGGCCCAGGGCGATCGACGACCCGACCGCCTGTCGGGCGGCCAGCGGCAGCGGGTGGCGATCGCGCGGGCGCTCGCCAACGACCCGGCGATCCTGCTGGGCGACGAACCGACCGGCAATCTCGACAGCGTCAACACGCGCCTCGTGATCGAGGAATTCCAACGCCTGGCCCATGTCGAAGGGCGCGCCGTCATCTGCGTGACCCATGACGAGGGCTTCGCCGAAGCGGCGGACCGGCGCATTCGGATGCTGGACGGCCGGGTTGTCGACGAGAACTAA